The proteins below are encoded in one region of Bacillus vallismortis:
- a CDS encoding polymer-forming cytoskeletal protein, translated as MDVMEKLVINGSGSSKGGTFQSVEINGSGTVAGDVECETFSFHGTGKADGSVKAKAITINGSGKIQGDVDTESIRINGTGFIEGEVSAKQLKIAGSSTFGGTVKADGIVISGKTVMEADCETETFLSEGKCNISGLLNADQVKIKLSAGESDVREIGCRHLQVTGRKGMLTLLRLLPQPVLTAELIEGDVIELANTKAKTVRGNKVIIGPDCQIETVEYSGDYSCDPSASVKTCTKI; from the coding sequence ATGGATGTAATGGAAAAGCTCGTGATAAACGGATCAGGAAGTTCAAAGGGAGGAACGTTTCAATCAGTTGAGATTAACGGCAGCGGCACTGTGGCCGGGGACGTGGAGTGTGAGACTTTTTCTTTTCATGGAACCGGAAAAGCTGACGGCAGTGTAAAGGCGAAAGCGATAACCATCAACGGCTCAGGAAAGATACAGGGAGATGTTGACACAGAATCTATTCGAATAAACGGAACAGGTTTTATTGAAGGAGAGGTATCCGCAAAACAATTGAAAATCGCTGGATCATCAACATTCGGAGGCACAGTCAAGGCTGACGGTATTGTCATTAGCGGAAAAACGGTCATGGAAGCGGATTGTGAAACGGAAACCTTTCTATCGGAAGGGAAATGCAACATCAGCGGGCTCTTAAATGCTGACCAAGTGAAGATTAAGCTTTCTGCCGGGGAAAGTGATGTGCGTGAAATTGGCTGCCGCCATCTTCAAGTGACTGGCAGAAAAGGTATGCTTACCTTGCTCAGACTGTTGCCGCAGCCTGTTTTAACGGCTGAACTGATTGAAGGTGACGTCATAGAGCTGGCAAATACAAAGGCGAAAACCGTGCGGGGAAATAAAGTGATAATTGGTCCGGATTGCCAGATTGAAACAGTCGAATACAGCGGGGACTATTCTTGTGATCCGAGCGCATCGGTAAAAACATGCACGAAGATATGA
- a CDS encoding YhbD family protein, whose product MEEQLISKKELLEITSISYGQLYRWKRKNLIPEDWFIRKSTFTGQETFFPREDILQRISMIQKMKENLSLDEMREMLSPKINDISMTADELLHKGLISKPVLEVFSESREGMVFSSRELLSLYVLEGLLQSGNVSLAEAKMAAEVLKQHDTEEIKKQTELIVLRKLGVTTCFIAAAADSILFESSVKVVERVDLAKASEELKTTYMQEGHQWM is encoded by the coding sequence ATGGAAGAACAATTAATCTCTAAAAAAGAATTACTTGAAATAACATCGATTTCCTACGGTCAGCTGTATCGGTGGAAGCGCAAAAACTTAATTCCTGAGGATTGGTTTATTCGCAAATCCACATTTACAGGGCAAGAGACGTTTTTTCCGAGGGAGGATATTTTACAGCGTATTTCAATGATTCAAAAGATGAAGGAAAATTTGTCACTGGATGAAATGAGGGAAATGCTGTCGCCAAAAATAAACGATATCAGCATGACCGCTGATGAATTGCTGCATAAAGGTTTGATTTCAAAGCCTGTTCTTGAAGTCTTTTCTGAAAGCAGAGAAGGTATGGTTTTTTCTTCCCGCGAACTGCTTTCGTTGTATGTGCTTGAAGGGCTGCTGCAGTCCGGGAATGTCAGCCTGGCAGAAGCCAAAATGGCCGCAGAGGTGTTAAAGCAGCATGATACTGAAGAGATCAAGAAACAGACAGAGCTGATTGTGCTGCGGAAGCTTGGTGTCACAACTTGTTTTATAGCGGCTGCGGCCGACAGCATTCTGTTTGAGTCATCTGTCAAGGTTGTGGAACGGGTAGATTTAGCTAAGGCGTCAGAGGAATTAAAAACAACATATATGCAGGAGGGCCATCAATGGATGTAA
- the trmL gene encoding tRNA (uridine(34)/cytosine(34)/5-carboxymethylaminomethyluridine(34)-2'-O)-methyltransferase TrmL yields MNIVALHVVLYQPEIPANTGNIARTCAATNTTLHLIRPLGFSTDDKMLKRAGLDYWEFVNVVYHDSLEELFEAYQKGQFFFITKFGEQPHTSFDYTDLDEDYFFVFGRETSGLPKELIQNNMDRCLRLPMTEHVRSLNLSNTAAILVYEALRQQNYRDLK; encoded by the coding sequence GTGAACATTGTGGCATTACATGTCGTTTTATATCAACCAGAAATTCCCGCCAATACAGGGAATATTGCACGTACTTGTGCAGCAACCAATACAACGCTCCACCTGATTCGTCCGCTCGGCTTTTCAACGGACGATAAAATGCTGAAGCGTGCCGGGCTCGATTATTGGGAGTTTGTTAACGTTGTGTATCATGATTCGTTAGAGGAATTGTTTGAGGCATATCAAAAAGGCCAGTTTTTCTTTATTACGAAATTTGGCGAGCAGCCTCATACATCGTTTGATTACACTGATCTTGACGAGGATTATTTCTTCGTGTTCGGAAGAGAAACAAGCGGTTTGCCAAAGGAGTTAATCCAAAATAACATGGACCGCTGCCTGCGTCTTCCGATGACAGAGCACGTGAGATCGTTAAACCTGTCCAACACCGCGGCCATTCTTGTTTATGAAGCGCTGCGCCAGCAAAATTACCGTGACTTGAAGTAG
- a CDS encoding amidase domain-containing protein: protein MAGGVSLKHILEQLAEERLSYLVNGYAMRQESEVGDLEVMERKKKLLEKRKVDIVKAKAKAVIGNTRVEDDGTTCLTYTIHYEYVYKEQDDSLYMEEHIEERMAFLYDHILIRDQEIAKKPAGFHEGTSIIDYSQEEREAFGRAFQYDRLGAVQYAEKHWNKRNPAYKNFSDNCTNFISQCLHAGGAPMRGHPNRGSGWWMKQSSWSYSWTVAHSMKMYLSNSKAGLRAVRVKSAEELMPGDVICYDFEGDGRFNHTTIVVAKDKGNMPLVNAQSYDSRMRYWSYEDSTAYTPSIRYTFFHIIDDTTKE, encoded by the coding sequence ATGGCGGGTGGGGTGAGCTTGAAGCACATTTTAGAACAATTGGCAGAGGAGCGGCTGAGCTATCTGGTTAACGGGTATGCGATGAGACAGGAGTCTGAAGTCGGGGACCTTGAAGTCATGGAGCGGAAGAAGAAGCTTCTGGAAAAACGTAAAGTTGACATCGTAAAAGCGAAAGCGAAGGCCGTCATTGGCAATACGCGGGTTGAGGATGACGGAACGACCTGCCTTACGTATACCATCCATTATGAATACGTGTATAAGGAGCAGGACGACAGCTTGTATATGGAAGAGCACATAGAGGAGCGGATGGCTTTCCTTTATGATCATATTTTGATTCGTGATCAGGAAATTGCGAAAAAGCCGGCTGGATTTCATGAAGGGACCAGTATTATTGACTATTCTCAAGAGGAAAGGGAAGCGTTTGGCAGGGCCTTTCAATACGATCGTCTCGGTGCTGTGCAATATGCCGAGAAACATTGGAACAAGCGCAACCCGGCTTATAAAAATTTCAGCGATAACTGTACGAATTTTATTTCTCAATGTCTTCATGCGGGAGGTGCGCCGATGCGCGGCCATCCGAACAGAGGATCAGGCTGGTGGATGAAACAAAGCTCTTGGAGCTACAGCTGGACGGTAGCTCATTCTATGAAAATGTATTTGTCGAATTCAAAGGCCGGCCTGCGTGCGGTGCGGGTGAAATCAGCGGAAGAACTGATGCCGGGTGATGTGATTTGCTATGACTTTGAAGGAGACGGCCGGTTTAATCATACAACGATTGTCGTGGCGAAGGACAAAGGCAATATGCCGCTTGTTAACGCCCAGTCCTATGACAGCAGAATGAGGTATTGGTCATACGAGGATTCTACGGCATACACGCCATCCATCCGATATACGTTTTTTCATATCATTGATGATACGACAAAAGAGTAA
- the queG gene encoding tRNA epoxyqueuosine(34) reductase QueG, which yields MNVYQLKEELIEYAKSIGVDKIGFTTADTFDSLKDRLILQESLGYLSGFEEPDIEKRVTPTLLLPKAKSIVAIALAYPSRMKDAPRSTRTERRGIFCRASWGKDYHDVLREKLDQLEEFLRSKHEDIRTKSMVDTGELSDRAVAERAGIGFSAKNCMITTPEYGSYVYLAEMITNIPFEPDVPIEDMCGSCTKCLDACPTGALVNPGQLNAQRCISFLTQTKGFLPDEFRTKIGNRLYGCDTCQTVCPLNKGKDFHLHPEMEPDPEIAKPLLKPLLTISNREFKEKFGHVSGSWRGKKPIQRNAILALAHFKDESALPELTDLMHKDPRPVIRGTAAWAIGKIGDRAYAEELEKALEKEKDEEAKLEIEKGIGLLNASGMTKQGLS from the coding sequence ATGAACGTTTATCAGCTCAAAGAAGAATTGATTGAATATGCGAAAAGCATTGGCGTGGACAAGATTGGTTTTACGACCGCTGATACATTTGACAGTTTAAAAGACCGTTTGATTCTTCAAGAATCACTAGGCTATCTCTCCGGCTTTGAAGAGCCAGATATCGAGAAAAGGGTGACGCCGACGCTGCTTTTGCCGAAAGCGAAATCAATTGTGGCGATAGCCCTCGCATATCCTTCCAGAATGAAGGATGCGCCGAGAAGCACGAGAACGGAGCGCAGAGGCATTTTTTGCAGAGCTTCCTGGGGCAAAGACTATCACGATGTGCTGAGGGAAAAACTTGATCAGCTCGAGGAATTCTTGAGAAGCAAGCATGAGGATATCAGAACGAAGTCAATGGTCGATACTGGCGAATTATCTGATCGGGCCGTTGCAGAGCGGGCCGGCATCGGATTCAGTGCGAAAAACTGTATGATCACAACGCCTGAGTATGGCTCTTATGTATATTTGGCAGAAATGATTACCAATATACCTTTTGAGCCTGATGTGCCGATTGAAGATATGTGCGGATCCTGCACGAAATGTCTGGACGCCTGCCCGACGGGGGCACTGGTAAATCCGGGACAGCTGAATGCGCAGCGCTGCATCTCGTTTCTGACCCAGACGAAAGGATTTTTGCCTGATGAATTCCGGACAAAGATTGGAAATCGTCTGTACGGGTGCGATACGTGCCAAACGGTGTGTCCTCTTAATAAAGGGAAGGATTTTCATCTTCATCCGGAAATGGAGCCTGACCCTGAGATTGCCAAGCCGTTATTGAAGCCGCTTTTAACCATCAGCAACCGGGAATTTAAAGAGAAATTCGGGCATGTCTCGGGTTCTTGGCGAGGGAAGAAACCGATACAGCGAAACGCCATCCTCGCTCTTGCCCATTTTAAAGATGAGTCCGCGCTGCCTGAATTGACGGATTTGATGCATAAGGACCCGCGTCCTGTGATCAGAGGAACAGCTGCATGGGCGATCGGGAAAATCGGAGACCGCGCATACGCGGAAGAGCTTGAAAAAGCGCTGGAAAAAGAGAAGGATGAAGAGGCGAAGCTGGAAATTGAAAAAGGAATTGGATTGCTAAACGCTTCGGGCATGACTAAACAAGGCTTGTCCTGA
- a CDS encoding B3/B4 domain-containing protein, with the protein MNIKLDSVITERAAGLHAAAVIYENIEVGSSPQMLKGRLRLFQESLFFDYADGGISDAPFVKEWQELFKKLTPAFEGETTPMEDMLIPISKEQFKESKDSAHDTTDFFALKYSLPIMIYDAGKLHEQVRISLGEKENILHFSDENGIFGDFKNSVNRFPVTNETKNMLQIIFFPPSIEKSSAVKLLSSLTKMFEQIHGGAHTVHWLT; encoded by the coding sequence GTGAATATTAAACTAGATTCTGTTATTACTGAACGTGCGGCCGGCTTACATGCGGCAGCTGTAATTTATGAGAATATCGAGGTCGGCTCCTCACCGCAAATGCTGAAAGGCAGGCTTCGCCTATTTCAAGAATCCCTGTTTTTCGATTATGCGGACGGCGGAATATCTGATGCCCCCTTCGTCAAGGAATGGCAGGAACTCTTTAAAAAGCTGACCCCTGCATTTGAGGGAGAAACAACACCAATGGAGGACATGCTGATCCCAATATCTAAAGAACAATTCAAAGAAAGCAAGGATTCAGCCCATGACACCACCGATTTTTTCGCATTAAAATATTCTCTGCCCATTATGATTTATGATGCCGGCAAGCTTCATGAGCAAGTCCGAATCTCATTGGGAGAAAAAGAAAACATCCTGCATTTCTCTGATGAAAACGGCATATTCGGCGATTTTAAAAACAGCGTCAATCGCTTTCCCGTTACTAACGAGACCAAGAACATGCTGCAAATCATCTTTTTCCCGCCTTCCATTGAAAAAAGCAGCGCTGTTAAACTCTTATCATCATTAACAAAAATGTTTGAACAAATTCACGGCGGTGCCCATACAGTACATTGGCTTACGTAA
- a CDS encoding helix-turn-helix transcriptional regulator: protein MKNKVKELRARLGYSQEKLGETVGVTRQTVAAIEKGDYVPSLLLALKICKAFSMKMEDIFWLEEEN from the coding sequence ATGAAAAATAAAGTAAAAGAGCTGAGGGCACGGTTGGGATATTCTCAGGAAAAACTCGGAGAAACAGTCGGCGTCACAAGACAAACGGTGGCGGCTATCGAAAAAGGCGACTATGTCCCCTCACTGCTGTTAGCACTGAAAATCTGTAAAGCCTTCTCCATGAAAATGGAGGATATCTTTTGGTTAGAGGAGGAAAACTAA
- the rpsN gene encoding 30S ribosomal protein S14, whose product MAKKSKVAKELKRQQLVEQYAAIRRELKEKGDYEALSKLPRDSAPGRLHNRCMVTGRPRGYMRKFKMSRIAFRELAHKGQIPGVKKSSW is encoded by the coding sequence TTGGCAAAAAAATCTAAAGTGGCAAAAGAGTTAAAACGCCAGCAGCTTGTTGAACAATACGCGGCTATAAGACGCGAGCTGAAAGAAAAAGGAGATTACGAGGCACTCAGCAAGCTGCCGAGAGATTCAGCACCGGGGAGGCTCCACAATCGCTGCATGGTAACGGGGCGCCCGAGAGGATATATGAGAAAGTTTAAAATGTCCAGAATCGCTTTCAGGGAGCTGGCCCATAAAGGCCAGATTCCCGGTGTGAAAAAATCGAGCTGGTAA